A region of Moorena producens PAL-8-15-08-1 DNA encodes the following proteins:
- a CDS encoding P-loop NTPase fold protein, whose product MELHLPRFFKACNPAKTLDMGNPEDHPYYIDFSAVRGGKIIEALGRTITRLSPDEPTCQLFTGHIGCGKSTELLRLKADLEKQQFHVVYFESSQDLDMVDVDVSDILLSIARSVCESLEAISIQLKPSYFSKLFNEIKDFLQTPIEFSTEAEFSVGIAKVTARSKDSPQQRQLLRQHLEPRTQSILNAINEEILQSAIEQLKLLGKKGLVVIIDNLDRVDNRSMASGRSQPEYLFIDRGTQLRRLNCHVVYTLPLSLMFSNEYETLKNRVGGGVAPKILPMVPIQLRDGSDYPEGMALLRQLLLARAFPMVDPQQRLTLIPLVFDSPETLDRMCRISGGHVRNLLGLLYNCLQQEDPPFSRSCLERVIKGYRDDLTLAVEEEEWKLLSQVVQQQSVKGEQEYQTLLRSMFVYEYQDEQGRWFGINPALAETDKFRSLAL is encoded by the coding sequence ATGGAACTGCATCTACCAAGATTTTTCAAAGCGTGTAACCCAGCTAAAACCTTAGATATGGGGAATCCAGAAGACCATCCATACTATATCGATTTTTCCGCTGTCAGGGGAGGAAAGATTATCGAAGCTTTAGGACGAACCATTACCCGTCTGTCACCAGATGAACCTACCTGTCAATTGTTTACTGGTCATATTGGCTGTGGTAAGTCTACTGAGTTGTTAAGACTTAAAGCCGACTTGGAGAAACAGCAATTTCATGTTGTTTATTTTGAGTCCTCTCAAGACCTAGACATGGTAGATGTTGATGTCAGTGACATTTTACTCAGCATCGCTAGGTCAGTCTGTGAAAGCCTAGAAGCGATCAGCATACAGCTCAAACCCAGTTACTTTAGTAAATTATTTAATGAAATCAAAGACTTTTTGCAAACTCCTATTGAGTTTTCAACAGAAGCCGAATTTTCGGTAGGCATTGCCAAGGTTACAGCCAGAAGTAAAGACAGTCCTCAACAACGCCAACTGCTACGACAGCACCTAGAACCCCGCACCCAAAGCATTTTGAATGCCATCAACGAAGAAATTTTACAATCAGCGATTGAGCAGCTGAAGTTGCTTGGCAAAAAGGGTTTGGTGGTGATTATTGATAATCTTGACCGAGTTGATAATCGCTCGATGGCTTCAGGTCGCTCCCAGCCAGAATATCTCTTTATCGACCGTGGTACTCAGTTAAGGCGTTTGAACTGCCATGTGGTTTACACTCTACCCTTATCCTTAATGTTCTCCAACGAGTACGAAACTCTCAAAAATCGAGTCGGTGGTGGTGTAGCTCCAAAAATTTTGCCCATGGTGCCGATACAGTTACGGGATGGTAGTGACTATCCAGAAGGTATGGCACTGCTGCGACAGCTATTGCTAGCCCGAGCTTTTCCAATGGTTGATCCTCAACAGCGGCTAACCCTGATTCCACTAGTATTTGATAGCCCAGAAACCCTCGACCGGATGTGTCGCATTAGTGGAGGTCATGTCCGTAACTTGTTAGGGTTGCTCTATAACTGTTTGCAACAGGAAGACCCGCCCTTTTCCAGGAGTTGTTTAGAGCGTGTGATTAAGGGATACCGAGATGATTTGACTCTGGCTGTTGAAGAGGAAGAGTGGAAGTTGCTATCTCAAGTCGTGCAACAGCAGTCCGTCAAGGGGGAACAAGAATATCAAACCCTATTGCGCAGTATGTTTGTCTATGAATACCAAGATGAACAAGGGCGCTGGTTTGGGATCAACCCAGCGTTAGCAGAAACAGACAAGTTTCGGTCTCTAGCTCTGTGA
- a CDS encoding NB-ARC domain-containing protein, whose product MIPYDFLKAIANEHGVSKAELEVVALAMEGQSTNAIAKILDISEHAVRKRLSEVYKKFPISGTGPVKLTKLQQLLVNRYQSDLETQDISSNCRSYTPISTVQSSNPKQMDWGEAPDVSVFYGRTEELRQLETWIVKDRCRLVALQGMAGIGKTTLSVKLAKQIQDQFNYVVWRSLRQAPRLEDILAALLQSLSGPLETVGYETAGGLNPLPSPKTAKELISQLIEYCRQHRCLIVLNGAESILQIGTLAGIYREGYEGYGEFIRRWGEEPHESCLLITSQEKLSEISLQEGETSPVRSLKLEGLGEAAQYILQEKGLSGQKNWDYLIHGYRGNPLMLKLVAITIKEVFDGSVTDFLATTLFTHDVSDFIEEILDRLSDLEHKIIYTMANHKEPVMLTQLQDELLEISPQELLRALASLRQRSLVEKYEGGFTLPPAVMEVTNQLIAERE is encoded by the coding sequence GTGATTCCCTATGACTTTCTAAAAGCGATCGCAAATGAACACGGTGTATCTAAAGCCGAGCTGGAGGTTGTGGCTTTGGCGATGGAGGGTCAATCGACAAACGCGATCGCAAAAATCCTCGACATTAGTGAACATGCAGTGCGCAAAAGACTCAGCGAGGTCTACAAAAAGTTTCCTATATCGGGGACAGGGCCTGTAAAGCTAACCAAACTGCAACAGCTGCTGGTCAATCGCTATCAGAGTGATCTAGAAACCCAGGATATCTCCTCTAACTGCAGAAGCTATACCCCTATTTCTACTGTCCAATCCTCAAACCCCAAGCAGATGGATTGGGGTGAGGCACCAGATGTTTCTGTTTTCTATGGTCGTACTGAAGAACTACGCCAGTTAGAAACATGGATTGTTAAAGATCGTTGCCGATTGGTGGCACTACAGGGTATGGCAGGGATTGGTAAAACCACCTTGTCAGTGAAGCTGGCTAAACAAATTCAGGATCAGTTCAATTATGTGGTATGGCGTTCCTTACGTCAGGCACCCCGGTTAGAGGATATCCTAGCAGCACTGCTCCAATCTTTATCTGGGCCCCTAGAAACTGTAGGATATGAAACAGCAGGAGGGTTAAACCCACTCCCTAGTCCTAAAACTGCCAAGGAGCTTATCTCCCAACTAATTGAGTACTGCCGCCAACACCGCTGTTTGATAGTCCTCAACGGTGCCGAATCTATTCTACAGATTGGTACACTTGCGGGCATCTACCGAGAAGGGTACGAAGGCTATGGAGAATTCATCAGACGGTGGGGAGAAGAACCCCATGAAAGCTGTTTGTTGATTACCAGTCAGGAGAAACTCAGCGAAATTTCGTTACAAGAAGGAGAGACTTCACCCGTTCGTTCCTTAAAACTTGAAGGTTTAGGAGAAGCCGCTCAGTATATTTTGCAGGAAAAAGGATTGTCTGGGCAGAAAAACTGGGACTATTTAATTCATGGGTATCGTGGTAATCCCTTGATGTTAAAACTTGTTGCCATAACCATCAAAGAAGTTTTTGATGGCAGTGTGACTGATTTTTTGGCAACTACCCTATTTACTCATGACGTTAGTGACTTTATCGAAGAAATCTTAGATAGGTTATCAGATTTGGAACATAAAATTATATATACCATGGCTAATCACAAAGAACCTGTAATGCTAACTCAATTACAGGATGAATTACTGGAGATATCGCCTCAGGAATTACTCAGGGCTCTAGCCTCCCTCAGACAGCGATCCCTAGTGGAAAAATATGAAGGCGGATTCACCTTGCCTCCTGCAGTCATGGAAGTTACTAACCAATTAATTGCTGAGCGAGAATAG
- a CDS encoding cell division protein FtsQ/DivIB: protein MTNIASVSQSQLSNRRKQLRRTRRIQFYQRIWRTLLVGGIAGSLLWAITLPDWMIRHPEQIEIQGNYWLSAEAIRSLLPLSYPQSLLQVQPQVLAEFLESEAPIASANVSRQLIPPGLTIQVRERQPVAIADQSKLQTKKTKNSTPTLGLVDEQGIWSPKSSYEPLSANLKLPKLKVIGQNSDYRPYWFDVYQAVSHSAVTVFEIDWRNPANLILKTELGNVHLGPYSEHFSTQLRVLDQMRELPKRTQKSKIAYIDLQNPDLPSIQMITDHKSVESRVK from the coding sequence ATGACCAACATCGCATCAGTCTCTCAATCACAATTGTCTAATCGACGCAAACAACTGCGACGGACACGCCGGATTCAATTTTATCAAAGGATTTGGCGTACACTTTTGGTGGGCGGTATCGCTGGAAGTTTACTCTGGGCAATAACTTTACCAGATTGGATGATTCGTCACCCAGAACAAATCGAGATTCAAGGGAATTATTGGCTTTCTGCTGAAGCGATACGCTCCCTGCTGCCTTTATCCTATCCCCAGTCTTTACTACAAGTACAACCCCAAGTCCTTGCCGAGTTTTTGGAATCTGAAGCTCCTATTGCTTCGGCTAATGTTAGCCGTCAACTAATACCACCAGGATTGACAATACAAGTTAGAGAGCGTCAACCAGTGGCTATTGCTGACCAGAGTAAGCTCCAAACCAAAAAAACTAAAAACTCTACCCCAACCTTGGGTTTAGTCGATGAGCAAGGGATCTGGAGCCCCAAGAGCAGTTACGAACCACTCTCGGCCAACCTGAAGTTGCCGAAGTTGAAAGTGATTGGTCAAAATTCCGATTATCGCCCTTACTGGTTCGATGTTTATCAAGCTGTGAGTCATTCGGCTGTCACAGTTTTCGAGATCGATTGGCGAAATCCAGCCAACTTAATTCTGAAAACCGAGTTAGGAAATGTACATTTAGGTCCTTACAGTGAACACTTTTCCACGCAACTGAGAGTTCTAGATCAGATGCGAGAATTGCCGAAGCGCACACAAAAGAGCAAAATAGCTTACATTGACTTGCAAAACCCAGACTTACCATCGATTCAAATGATCACAGACCATAAAAGTGTGGAATCCAGAGTTAAATAA
- a CDS encoding FtsX-like permease family protein: protein MVSIARKNLWADIPRFLVAQAGIMFAVSLVTIQTGLLNGFTRSTVLLIEGSEADIWVSSERMVQFELTEPLLKNQLDQAQRVKGVERAEALLMGPGRWRPLKGDTSPVKLIGFDLGGTLFQPGKITRGRLKTLKAPYTVMVDQSRLPTLNVTDIGDTATVNFLPARLVGLTTESQSLVASPFVFASLENANTYINTSYTSKLNCTVESSDNLQCTTIYEKSKSLNKSDESEIPEPTPLTLTDPITYIMVKAKVGQDLEQLKQNLEVALPGTRAYTKVEMARRTRNYWQVRTGLGFVLGLGAAVGVIVGMVVVTQILYASVSDHIKEFGTLKAMGAPDRFIYSVIVEQALWMAVLGYVPGMLLCWGLSVWVKSKGIILLITPISATGVFGITVVMCVTSGLFAIQKVTRIDPAIVFKA from the coding sequence ATGGTCTCTATTGCTCGCAAAAACCTCTGGGCAGACATCCCTCGCTTTCTGGTCGCTCAAGCAGGAATTATGTTTGCCGTTAGCCTAGTCACCATTCAAACTGGTCTACTCAACGGGTTCACTCGCTCTACAGTTCTTCTGATTGAGGGGTCGGAGGCAGATATATGGGTAAGTTCTGAGCGAATGGTTCAGTTTGAGCTAACCGAGCCACTTTTAAAGAATCAGCTGGATCAAGCTCAACGAGTCAAAGGTGTGGAGCGAGCAGAAGCACTACTCATGGGGCCAGGTCGATGGCGTCCTCTTAAGGGAGATACCAGTCCTGTGAAGTTGATTGGATTTGACCTAGGGGGAACACTGTTCCAACCCGGAAAAATCACTCGGGGTAGACTGAAGACCCTTAAGGCGCCTTACACGGTTATGGTGGATCAAAGCAGATTACCGACGCTCAATGTGACAGATATCGGTGATACTGCTACGGTTAACTTCTTGCCTGCTCGCTTGGTCGGCCTAACCACAGAGAGTCAATCCCTTGTAGCTAGCCCATTTGTATTTGCTTCCTTAGAAAATGCCAATACCTATATCAACACAAGCTATACCTCTAAGCTTAACTGCACTGTAGAATCTTCAGATAATTTGCAGTGTACCACTATTTACGAAAAGTCAAAGTCTTTGAATAAGTCTGATGAGTCGGAGATTCCTGAACCTACACCTTTGACCCTGACAGACCCCATTACCTATATCATGGTAAAGGCTAAAGTAGGTCAGGATCTTGAGCAACTCAAACAGAATTTAGAAGTTGCTTTACCCGGGACTCGTGCTTATACAAAGGTTGAAATGGCACGCAGGACCCGAAATTACTGGCAGGTGCGAACAGGTCTTGGTTTTGTATTGGGTCTAGGTGCTGCTGTGGGAGTGATTGTTGGCATGGTAGTTGTCACTCAGATTCTCTACGCCTCAGTTTCTGACCATATCAAAGAGTTTGGTACCCTAAAAGCAATGGGCGCACCAGATCGCTTTATTTATAGTGTTATTGTCGAACAAGCCTTGTGGATGGCTGTTCTTGGTTATGTGCCTGGTATGCTCCTTTGCTGGGGGTTGAGTGTGTGGGTTAAATCAAAAGGAATTATCCTTTTGATCACGCCAATATCTGCAACAGGTGTTTTTGGTATAACTGTGGTAATGTGTGTAACTTCGGGTTTGTTCGCTATCCAAAAGGTGACTCGTATTGATCCAGCTATTGTATTTAAAGCCTAG
- the ftsZ gene encoding cell division protein FtsZ yields MTLNSQLGLAAQSSKIIAEADLSLGSDNTHPFSNSVLQFGQTYDSNRIPREETRSDNIVPGSVAKIKVIGVGGGGGNAVNRMIASDVSGVEFWSINTDAQALAQSAAPQRLQMGQKLTRGLGAGGNPAIGQKAAEESREEIAQALEDTDLVFITAGMGGGTGTGAAPIVAEVAKEMGALTVGVVTRPFTFEGRRRTSQAEEGIAALGSRVDTLIVIPNNKLLSVISEQTPVQEAFKVADDILRQGVQGISDIITIPGLVNVDFADVRAVMADAGSALMGIGMGSGKSRAREAAVAAISSPLLESSIEGARGVVLNITGGSDLTLHEVNSAAETVYEVVDPNANIIFGAVIDDKLQGEIRITVIATGFTGEAQSAPKSVESPLNRRPIAPTPMPPTPKVEPKSRPGLDIPEFLQRRRFPRGPKE; encoded by the coding sequence ATGACGCTTAATAGTCAACTAGGGCTTGCTGCTCAAAGTTCTAAAATCATCGCAGAAGCAGATCTTTCATTAGGATCCGACAATACACATCCTTTTAGTAACTCTGTATTACAATTCGGTCAAACTTATGATTCTAATCGCATACCCAGGGAAGAAACTAGGAGTGACAATATCGTGCCAGGTAGCGTTGCAAAAATCAAGGTCATTGGTGTTGGCGGGGGTGGTGGTAACGCAGTTAACCGCATGATTGCCAGTGATGTCAGTGGAGTAGAGTTCTGGTCAATTAACACAGATGCTCAAGCACTAGCCCAATCAGCAGCACCCCAGCGCTTACAAATGGGGCAGAAGTTGACTCGAGGCTTGGGAGCAGGAGGGAACCCAGCCATTGGTCAAAAAGCCGCTGAAGAATCCCGGGAGGAAATTGCCCAGGCTCTAGAAGACACTGACCTAGTTTTCATTACTGCTGGGATGGGGGGTGGCACTGGCACAGGAGCTGCCCCGATTGTAGCAGAAGTTGCTAAAGAGATGGGTGCTTTAACCGTGGGAGTGGTCACTCGTCCATTTACCTTTGAAGGACGCCGCCGTACTTCCCAAGCCGAGGAAGGAATTGCCGCTCTGGGGAGTCGAGTCGATACCCTAATTGTTATTCCCAATAATAAACTTTTGTCAGTGATTTCAGAACAGACTCCTGTTCAAGAAGCATTTAAAGTAGCTGATGATATCCTGCGTCAGGGGGTGCAAGGGATCTCTGATATTATTACTATTCCTGGCTTGGTGAATGTGGATTTTGCCGATGTGCGAGCGGTGATGGCAGATGCTGGTTCGGCTCTGATGGGCATCGGGATGGGTTCTGGAAAATCCCGAGCTAGAGAGGCAGCAGTAGCCGCCATTTCTTCTCCTCTGCTGGAGTCTTCTATTGAAGGGGCTAGAGGGGTAGTTTTAAATATTACTGGTGGCAGTGATCTGACCCTCCATGAAGTGAATTCAGCAGCAGAAACTGTTTATGAAGTGGTTGACCCCAATGCCAATATCATCTTTGGAGCAGTAATTGATGATAAGCTGCAGGGTGAAATTAGAATTACTGTGATTGCTACGGGATTTACCGGAGAAGCCCAGTCTGCACCTAAATCCGTGGAATCTCCCTTGAATCGGCGACCGATTGCTCCTACACCGATGCCCCCTACTCCCAAGGTTGAGCCTAAGAGTAGACCAGGATTAGATATTCCAGAATTCCTGCAACGGCGTCGTTTTCCCAGAGGACCAAAGGAGTAG
- a CDS encoding response regulator, which produces MMAIEQNYPLIPIKEFTSVKQAGLFEILKQPRFSGQLILSDPSKQEWIFHIYMGRLMYATGGTHPVRRWRRNLLIHCPQTSAQLSSLQDDLANTNWEDVNVCWDYHLLCLWVDLHKVTRDQAVKMIQSVMVEILFDVTQGMQITYQIKPDSSSSLSSLFKPLVLIDAEQVIHDADQVWEAWQSARVADRCPNRAPIIRQPEQLRVKTSPQAYQTMTKLLNGQYTLRDLAILMKRDTRAVTLSILPHLQSGLVELIEIPDLPAPVSLPPNETSVKTVPEQKPLIACVDDSPLICQSMEKILTSEGYRFVAINDALRAIATLLATKPDLIFLDLVMPNANGYEICGQLRKLSFFRNTPIVILTGNDGIIDRVRAKMVGSSDFMSKPINPEEVLRVIIKHLKQII; this is translated from the coding sequence ATGATGGCGATAGAACAAAATTATCCTCTAATTCCAATCAAAGAGTTTACTTCCGTCAAACAAGCAGGGTTGTTTGAAATTTTAAAGCAGCCTCGGTTTAGCGGTCAACTCATTCTAAGTGATCCTAGTAAACAAGAATGGATATTTCACATTTATATGGGTCGCCTGATGTACGCTACTGGAGGGACTCATCCAGTGAGACGGTGGCGTAGAAACTTACTCATTCACTGTCCTCAGACATCTGCTCAGCTTTCATCACTCCAAGACGATCTAGCTAATACCAATTGGGAAGATGTCAATGTCTGTTGGGACTATCATTTGCTATGCCTATGGGTAGATCTGCACAAGGTGACCCGTGATCAAGCCGTCAAAATGATTCAGTCTGTCATGGTAGAAATACTTTTTGATGTTACCCAAGGCATGCAGATCACCTATCAAATCAAACCAGATTCCTCATCATCATTATCATCATTATTTAAACCACTGGTCTTGATTGACGCAGAGCAAGTCATCCATGACGCTGATCAAGTTTGGGAAGCTTGGCAAAGTGCTCGTGTGGCAGACCGCTGCCCTAATCGGGCACCAATAATCAGGCAGCCCGAGCAACTTAGAGTTAAAACATCCCCTCAGGCTTACCAAACTATGACCAAGCTGTTGAATGGGCAATATACCCTACGAGACTTGGCCATACTAATGAAACGGGATACTAGGGCAGTTACTCTCTCGATTCTACCTCACCTGCAATCAGGATTAGTGGAACTGATAGAGATTCCGGATTTACCTGCTCCAGTTTCACTACCTCCGAACGAAACATCGGTAAAAACTGTTCCTGAGCAAAAACCTTTGATTGCCTGTGTGGATGATAGTCCCCTGATCTGCCAAAGCATGGAAAAAATTCTTACCTCAGAAGGCTATCGCTTTGTGGCTATTAATGATGCACTTAGGGCGATCGCTACTTTGTTAGCTACTAAGCCAGATTTGATATTTTTAGATTTGGTCATGCCAAATGCTAATGGTTATGAAATTTGTGGTCAATTGCGTAAGCTCTCCTTTTTCCGCAATACTCCGATCGTAATTTTAACGGGTAACGACGGCATTATCGACCGTGTGAGAGCTAAGATGGTTGGCTCCTCAGATTTCATGAGTAAACCCATCAATCCTGAAGAAGTATTGAGAGTTATCATTAAACATCTTAAACAAATTATTTAG